The Thermoanaerobaculales bacterium genome contains a region encoding:
- a CDS encoding glycerol-3-phosphate dehydrogenase/oxidase: MLTRSRRRSEGLEQGPGMDRDKAIESIAAFRGYWDIVIIGGGATGLGTAVDAAARGYRTLLVEQSDFAKGTSSRSTKLVHGGVRYLRQGNVSLVLEALHERGLLAHNASHLVRNQSFIVPVYDWWEGPFYGIGLKVYDKLAGKLGIAPSENLSRAETLALIPTLEPRGLRGGVIYYDGQFDDSRLAINLAQTAAQNGATVVNYMRVTGLLKAGGMVAGVAAEDRESGTELEIRARVVVNATGVFTDQVLRMDDPGAAPMITLSQGTHLVLGREFLPGDTAIMVPQTTDGRVLFAVPWHDRVVVGTTDTPVSEPSLEPRALPEEVDFILENAAAYMAKDPTRADVLSVFAGLRPLVSADDEEETAKLSRDHTVLVSKSGLVTITGGKWTTYRRMAKDVVDQAAMVAGLVERPCPTESLRIHGWLKNVDATDPLYVYGTEAPAVRALAEERRALGQRIHQRLPVTAAQVVWAVRREMARTVEDVLARRTRALLLDARASIEAVPAVARIMDRELGHGRAWQKAQVAAYTTIAEGYVLTSPG, encoded by the coding sequence ATGTTGACACGATCTCGACGTCGGTCGGAGGGCTTGGAGCAGGGGCCGGGCATGGACCGCGACAAGGCGATCGAGTCGATCGCGGCCTTTCGCGGCTACTGGGACATCGTCATCATCGGCGGCGGCGCCACCGGCCTCGGCACGGCGGTCGACGCCGCGGCGCGCGGCTACCGCACGCTGCTCGTCGAGCAGAGCGACTTCGCCAAGGGCACCTCGAGCCGCAGCACCAAGCTCGTCCACGGCGGGGTCCGATACCTGCGCCAGGGCAACGTCTCGCTCGTGCTCGAGGCGCTGCACGAGCGCGGGCTGCTGGCCCACAACGCCAGCCACCTGGTGCGGAACCAGTCGTTCATCGTCCCGGTCTACGACTGGTGGGAGGGCCCCTTCTACGGCATCGGGCTCAAGGTGTACGACAAGCTTGCCGGGAAGCTCGGCATCGCGCCCTCCGAGAACCTGTCTCGAGCCGAGACCCTGGCGCTGATCCCGACCCTCGAGCCCCGCGGCCTGCGCGGCGGGGTGATCTACTACGACGGGCAGTTCGACGATTCGCGCCTGGCGATCAACCTGGCGCAGACCGCGGCCCAGAACGGCGCCACGGTGGTCAACTACATGAGGGTGACCGGGCTGCTGAAGGCGGGCGGCATGGTGGCCGGCGTCGCCGCCGAGGACCGAGAGTCCGGCACCGAGCTGGAGATCCGCGCCCGGGTCGTGGTCAACGCCACCGGCGTGTTCACCGACCAGGTGCTGCGGATGGACGACCCCGGGGCCGCGCCCATGATCACGCTCAGCCAGGGGACCCACCTCGTGCTCGGCCGGGAGTTTCTGCCCGGAGACACCGCCATCATGGTGCCGCAGACCACCGACGGCCGCGTGCTGTTCGCGGTTCCGTGGCACGACAGGGTGGTGGTCGGCACCACCGACACCCCGGTGTCCGAGCCCAGCCTGGAGCCGCGCGCGCTGCCCGAGGAGGTCGACTTCATCCTCGAGAACGCCGCCGCATACATGGCCAAGGACCCGACCCGAGCCGACGTGCTGAGCGTCTTTGCAGGCCTGCGGCCGCTGGTCAGCGCCGACGACGAGGAGGAGACCGCGAAGCTGTCCCGCGACCACACGGTTCTCGTCTCCAAGTCCGGGCTGGTCACCATCACCGGCGGCAAGTGGACGACCTACCGCCGGATGGCGAAGGACGTGGTCGACCAGGCGGCGATGGTGGCTGGGCTGGTGGAGCGGCCGTGCCCCACCGAGAGCCTGCGGATCCACGGCTGGCTGAAGAACGTGGACGCCACAGACCCGCTCTACGTGTACGGCACCGAGGCGCCGGCGGTGCGGGCCCTCGCCGAGGAGCGGCGCGCGCTCGGGCAGCGGATCCACCAGCGGCTGCCGGTGACCGCCGCCCAGGTGGTGTGGGCCGTGCGCCGCGAGATGGCGCGCACAGTGGAGGACGTGCTCGCCAGGCGGACCCGGGCGCTGCTGCTCGACGCCCGGGCGAGCATCGAGGCGGTGCCGGCCGTGGCCCGGATCATGGATCGCGAGCTCGGTCACGGCCGCGCCTGGCAGAAGGCACAGGTGGCGGCGTACACCACGATCGCCGAGGGCTACGTCCTGACCTCCCCGGGCTGA